The Macrococcoides canis genome has a window encoding:
- a CDS encoding DNA cytosine methyltransferase: MKKLNAIDLFAGCGGLSEGFLQSGKFEFLAHVEWELPMVNTLRENLTSRWNHSHSDALKRVIHFDIQKTEELINGNWKNDTDLLYKNTNSEVVRKGGLSELIGNEEVDVIIGGPPCQAYSIAGRAQDPNSMKNDYRNYLFESFVKVVATFKPKVFVFENVPGILSAKPGGIPVIDRIYDAFQSIGYEIRSPEIMKNSVYSSADYEVPQERKRVIIVGISNDTNIELEDYYNILDSMKSKNEKLTVRDAIYNFPKLIPLDNIVKIGNKNISHGHVDEDIEVDLHIPRYHNMRDMEIFGQWVRDGMNRMSSQEKLNFYYEKTGKNSNHNKYRNLEWDKPSPTIVSHLYKDGLMFIHPDSNQKRSITIREAATLQSFPLDYIFKGSNAYCFKMIGNAVPVTFSKYIGLAVWKLIEG; encoded by the coding sequence ATGAAAAAATTAAATGCTATCGATTTATTTGCTGGTTGCGGCGGATTATCAGAAGGTTTTTTACAATCAGGTAAATTTGAATTTTTAGCTCATGTTGAATGGGAATTACCTATGGTCAATACTCTGAGAGAAAATTTGACTAGTAGATGGAATCATTCACATTCGGATGCTTTAAAAAGAGTGATTCATTTTGATATTCAAAAAACTGAAGAATTAATTAATGGTAACTGGAAAAATGATACAGATTTACTTTATAAAAATACAAATAGTGAAGTGGTTAGAAAAGGTGGACTTTCTGAATTAATCGGGAATGAAGAAGTGGATGTTATTATAGGTGGTCCGCCATGTCAAGCTTATTCTATAGCTGGTCGTGCACAAGATCCGAACTCTATGAAAAATGACTATAGAAATTACTTGTTTGAAAGTTTTGTAAAGGTCGTAGCCACATTTAAGCCTAAAGTTTTTGTTTTTGAGAATGTACCTGGTATTTTAAGTGCAAAACCAGGAGGAATTCCAGTTATAGATAGGATCTATGATGCTTTTCAAAGTATTGGATATGAAATCAGAAGTCCAGAAATAATGAAAAACTCTGTTTATTCATCTGCAGATTATGAGGTGCCGCAAGAACGAAAAAGAGTTATTATTGTTGGAATTTCTAATGATACAAATATTGAATTGGAAGATTACTATAATATATTGGATTCTATGAAATCTAAAAATGAAAAACTAACAGTAAGGGATGCAATTTACAATTTTCCTAAACTGATACCACTCGACAATATTGTTAAAATTGGAAATAAGAATATATCCCATGGTCATGTTGATGAAGATATTGAAGTTGATCTTCATATTCCAAGATATCACAATATGCGAGATATGGAAATTTTTGGTCAATGGGTAAGGGATGGCATGAATAGAATGAGTTCACAAGAAAAACTGAACTTTTATTATGAAAAGACAGGAAAAAATTCAAACCATAATAAGTACAGAAATTTAGAATGGGATAAACCATCTCCGACAATTGTATCACATTTATATAAAGATGGATTAATGTTCATACATCCAGATTCTAATCAAAAAAGATCAATTACTATAAGAGAGGCTGCAACTCTTCAATCATTTCCTTTAGATTATATATTTAAAGGTTCAAATGCTTATTGTTTTAAAATGATCGGAAACGCAGTCCCAGTAACATTTTCAAAATATATTGGTCTTGCTGTTTGGAAATTAATAGAGGGGTAA
- a CDS encoding putative hydro-lyase: MNLQSALPSEIRAMIRDNKLIQHTSGMAKGYIQANVVILPERYAYDFLKFCYRNPKSCPLLDITEIGEFSFPKYGPDADIRTDVGEYYVYRDGVHVETRHDIKDLYREDMVAFIIGCSFTFEHALLDADIPVRHIEEGHNVPMYITNIPTEQSGVFHGPTTVSMRPMTMAQAIRATEITTHFKGAHGAPLHIGDPAAIGINDISNPDFGEAVEIRDGEVPVFWGCGVTPQSVCLNVKPELMITHAPGYMFITDIKESELLY; the protein is encoded by the coding sequence ATGAATTTACAATCTGCTTTACCATCTGAAATTCGCGCTATGATTCGCGACAACAAACTCATTCAGCATACGTCTGGCATGGCTAAGGGGTACATCCAGGCGAATGTTGTGATTTTACCTGAGCGTTATGCTTATGATTTCCTAAAGTTCTGCTATCGTAATCCGAAGTCTTGTCCTTTACTTGATATTACTGAGATTGGGGAATTTTCTTTTCCAAAGTACGGTCCTGATGCGGATATTCGTACGGATGTGGGTGAATACTATGTCTACCGTGATGGCGTGCATGTTGAGACGCGTCATGATATTAAAGATCTATATCGCGAGGATATGGTAGCTTTTATCATTGGCTGCAGCTTTACTTTCGAACATGCTTTGCTGGATGCTGATATTCCAGTGCGTCATATAGAAGAAGGTCATAATGTGCCGATGTACATTACGAATATTCCTACTGAACAAAGTGGTGTCTTCCATGGCCCAACAACAGTGAGTATGCGTCCGATGACAATGGCTCAGGCGATTCGTGCGACTGAGATTACAACACATTTCAAAGGAGCGCACGGTGCCCCGCTTCATATCGGGGATCCTGCTGCAATCGGTATCAACGATATTAGTAACCCTGACTTTGGGGAAGCTGTAGAAATACGTGACGGCGAGGTGCCTGTATTCTGGGGATGCGGCGTGACACCGCAGTCTGTCTGTCTGAATGTTAAACCTGAACTCATGATTACTCATGCTCCAGGATATATGTTTATCACGGATATTAAAGAGAGTGAATTGTTGTATTAA
- a CDS encoding FmdB family zinc ribbon protein produces MPKYTFECPACGQYDTWKSMNSNLKEDECPECSRVTSRVFKSFRTNHMDPKLYNRINAGMTPKVVKRENLPTSNIKSLNKNKNPMPWTV; encoded by the coding sequence ATGCCGAAGTATACATTTGAATGTCCAGCATGCGGACAATATGATACGTGGAAATCTATGAACAGCAACTTGAAAGAAGATGAGTGTCCGGAATGCTCACGAGTGACATCGAGAGTATTCAAGAGTTTCAGAACAAACCATATGGACCCGAAGTTATATAATCGAATTAACGCAGGCATGACTCCGAAAGTCGTTAAAAGAGAAAATTTACCGACGAGTAATATAAAAAGCCTGAATAAGAATAAAAATCCAATGCCTTGGACAGTATAA
- the fmdA gene encoding formamidase produces MAKKIFEIDLTKKMHEQKHPGHNRWHPDIPAAFSVEPGEVFKMECLDWTDGQISNNDDPSDIEKVNLKRVHVLSGPVHVNGVEPGDLLVVDILDIGTFSAHEWGFNGIFAKENGGSFLVDHYPKAAKSIWDFEGIYATSRHVPNVKFAGIIHPGLMGVAPSQEMLDEWNRREKALVDTNPNRVPALAELPDPDSCVLGTLKGADFDRVAKEGARTVPPRENGGNCDIKNLSKGSRVYFPVFVDGAKLSVGDLHFSQGDGEITFCGGIEIPGWIELKVNVIKGGMEKYKIKKNPAFQPGPVMPHYNEYLVFEGISVNEFSGDQLYLDANTAYRNACLNAIEFLKTCGYTGEQAYMLLGSAPVQGNIGGIVDIPNACCTLSLPKEIFTNNIIPKLDE; encoded by the coding sequence ATGGCGAAAAAGATTTTTGAAATTGACTTAACGAAGAAGATGCATGAACAGAAACATCCAGGACATAATAGATGGCATCCTGATATTCCAGCTGCCTTCTCGGTAGAGCCTGGTGAGGTCTTCAAGATGGAATGTCTGGACTGGACGGATGGGCAGATAAGTAATAACGATGATCCATCAGATATCGAAAAGGTAAACTTAAAGCGTGTCCATGTATTAAGCGGACCTGTACATGTTAATGGCGTGGAGCCAGGAGACTTACTTGTCGTAGATATTCTGGATATCGGAACTTTTAGTGCGCATGAGTGGGGATTCAATGGAATATTCGCGAAAGAAAATGGGGGAAGCTTCTTAGTCGATCATTATCCGAAAGCTGCCAAGTCTATATGGGATTTTGAAGGTATCTATGCAACGAGCCGTCACGTACCGAATGTTAAGTTCGCAGGAATTATTCATCCAGGATTAATGGGTGTTGCTCCGAGCCAGGAGATGCTGGATGAATGGAACCGCCGTGAAAAAGCATTAGTAGACACAAACCCTAACCGAGTACCAGCACTGGCAGAGCTGCCGGATCCAGATTCATGTGTACTTGGAACTTTGAAAGGTGCAGACTTCGATCGCGTAGCAAAAGAAGGTGCACGAACAGTACCGCCACGTGAAAACGGTGGGAACTGCGATATCAAGAACTTATCAAAAGGATCACGCGTATACTTCCCAGTATTCGTTGATGGGGCGAAGCTGTCAGTAGGAGATCTGCATTTTTCACAAGGTGATGGAGAGATTACATTCTGTGGAGGAATTGAAATTCCAGGATGGATTGAGCTTAAAGTCAATGTGATTAAAGGTGGAATGGAGAAATACAAGATTAAGAAGAACCCGGCATTCCAGCCAGGACCCGTAATGCCGCACTATAATGAATATCTAGTATTCGAAGGTATCTCTGTTAATGAATTCTCAGGCGATCAGCTCTATCTTGATGCCAACACTGCTTACCGCAATGCCTGCTTAAATGCCATTGAATTCTTAAAGACATGCGGCTACACTGGCGAACAAGCATATATGTTACTCGGGTCAGCACCTGTACAAGGAAATATTGGTGGGATTGTAGATATTCCAAATGCATGCTGTACGTTATCTCTGCCTAAAGAAATCTTTACAAATAATATTATTCCAAAGCTTGATGAATAA
- a CDS encoding NRAMP family divalent metal transporter: MEKSKMTAAQKRLLFGAIFLMATSAIGPAFLTQTTVFTEQHLASFAFAILISIIIDIGAQLNIWRVLTVTGKRGQDISNEVFKGLGSFIAILIVLGGLAFNIGNVAGAGLGFNALLGIDVRLGAVITAILAILIFSSKSGAKVMDVITQILGVLMLLTVAFVMIKTQPPYGEALTKMVLPDNPAALIMPIITIVGGTVGGYITFAGAHRLIDDGMVGQKNLPFVSRAANLGIITTGVMRFFLFLAVLGVVATGVSLNPENPPASAFQHALGDIGPRIFGLVLLAAALTSVIGAAYTSASFLKGFHPVFSKYNNIVIIIFIVFSTIVFVTIGKPVKLLILAGAFNGLILPITLSAILIASKNKRIVGDYKHPTWLLILGIVAVLATIGAGFFSIQALIDLWNS, translated from the coding sequence ATGGAAAAATCAAAAATGACAGCAGCGCAGAAAAGGTTACTCTTCGGAGCAATCTTCCTGATGGCAACATCTGCTATCGGGCCGGCGTTCTTAACGCAGACAACAGTATTTACAGAACAGCATCTAGCAAGCTTTGCATTTGCTATCCTGATCAGTATCATCATCGATATCGGGGCGCAGCTTAATATATGGCGCGTACTGACGGTTACAGGAAAACGTGGACAAGATATTTCAAATGAAGTATTCAAAGGATTAGGAAGCTTTATCGCAATATTAATCGTACTCGGCGGACTCGCATTTAACATCGGGAACGTCGCAGGAGCAGGACTTGGATTCAATGCTTTACTTGGAATCGACGTACGACTTGGCGCAGTTATTACAGCAATCCTAGCAATCTTAATCTTCTCAAGTAAAAGTGGCGCGAAAGTAATGGACGTTATCACACAGATTCTTGGCGTACTTATGTTACTGACAGTTGCTTTCGTTATGATTAAAACGCAGCCACCATACGGAGAAGCATTAACAAAGATGGTATTACCAGATAATCCGGCAGCACTTATCATGCCGATTATTACAATCGTAGGAGGAACAGTAGGTGGATACATTACATTCGCCGGGGCTCACCGACTAATTGATGACGGCATGGTCGGACAGAAGAATTTACCATTCGTATCACGTGCAGCAAACTTAGGGATCATTACAACAGGTGTGATGCGTTTCTTCCTATTCTTAGCAGTATTAGGAGTAGTGGCAACAGGAGTATCATTAAACCCTGAAAACCCACCAGCATCAGCATTCCAGCATGCATTAGGTGATATTGGTCCACGTATCTTCGGATTAGTATTATTAGCAGCAGCATTAACATCGGTAATTGGTGCTGCATATACGAGTGCATCATTCTTAAAAGGATTCCATCCGGTATTCTCGAAATACAACAATATCGTTATCATTATCTTTATCGTATTCTCGACAATCGTATTCGTAACAATTGGAAAACCAGTTAAATTATTAATCTTAGCAGGCGCATTCAATGGATTAATCCTACCGATTACATTATCAGCAATCTTGATTGCATCTAAAAATAAACGAATCGTCGGAGATTACAAACATCCAACGTGGTTACTTATTTTAGGAATTGTCGCAGTACTTGCAACAATCGGCGCTGGATTCTTCTCGATTCAGGCATTGATTGATCTATGGAATAGTTAA
- a CDS encoding LamB/YcsF family protein — protein MYIDLNADLGESFGNYKIGNDEAIIPLITSANIACGMHAGDFNVLNQTIELCKAHGTGIGAHPGYPDLQGFGRRNLDMSNDEVEHLVTYQLGAIDAFCKKHGVKLNHVKPHGALYNATSGNEGLANAIVNAIYNFNPELKVMGISGGTLVKTAEAKGMTAINEVFADRNYTDAGTLVSRKQSNAMIHDQQAAVEHVLRMVRDKQVKTETGKLIDLQADSICVHGDGPEALAFVKAIIEALNKEGIKIQTI, from the coding sequence ATGTACATCGATTTAAATGCAGATTTAGGGGAAAGTTTCGGTAACTATAAGATAGGTAATGATGAAGCGATCATACCGTTGATTACTTCAGCGAATATCGCCTGTGGGATGCATGCCGGTGACTTTAATGTATTGAATCAGACGATTGAACTGTGTAAGGCACATGGTACAGGTATCGGTGCACATCCAGGATATCCAGATCTGCAAGGATTTGGCCGTCGCAATCTTGATATGAGCAATGATGAAGTCGAACATTTAGTGACATATCAGCTAGGCGCCATCGATGCATTCTGTAAGAAGCATGGCGTGAAGCTGAATCATGTGAAACCACACGGCGCACTCTACAACGCAACGAGTGGAAATGAAGGACTCGCAAATGCTATCGTCAATGCCATCTACAACTTTAACCCGGAACTTAAAGTTATGGGCATCTCAGGTGGAACGCTTGTTAAAACAGCAGAAGCCAAAGGTATGACTGCCATTAACGAAGTATTTGCCGACCGCAACTACACTGATGCAGGGACACTCGTATCACGTAAGCAAAGTAATGCGATGATCCATGATCAGCAAGCTGCTGTAGAACATGTGCTACGCATGGTACGCGACAAACAGGTAAAGACAGAAACAGGAAAGCTTATCGACTTACAGGCTGACTCTATCTGTGTTCACGGCGACGGACCAGAAGCATTAGCATTTGTAAAGGCAATTATCGAAGCTTTAAATAAAGAGGGAATCAAGATTCAAACAATATAA
- the accC gene encoding acetyl-CoA carboxylase biotin carboxylase subunit yields the protein MKKVLIANRGEIAIRIIRSCKKLGIKTVAVYSNTDADSLHVALADEAICIGPASSTESYLNMNNIIAAAEITHADAIHPGYGFLAENSKFARLCAEHDIIFIGPTPETIDKMGDKAEARKTMISAGVPVIPGSKDVIPTIEEAREKAQEIGVPLVIKAVAGGGGKGMRIVSRQEDFDNLFHAAKNEAKKAFGDDRVYIEKFIRTARHIEVQVIGDGHGDAVHLYDRDCSIQRNNQKLIEEAPAVIVPDEVRTRMTTDAVNAAKNINYRGAGTLEFLYVEETQEYYFLEMNTRVQVEHTVTEMVTGVDIIEAQLKIALYDEFDLKQEEIQIMGFSMECRINAEDPQHGFRPSPGKVTALHLPAGPGVRIDTFLYPNCMVSPFYDSMIGKFITFDKTRDRAIKKMLAALDETVIAGFETNLDYQYRIVQHPRYHENLVDIKFLEKNHFLEG from the coding sequence TTGAAGAAGGTACTCATCGCGAATCGCGGGGAAATAGCGATTCGTATTATCAGATCATGTAAGAAACTCGGCATCAAGACGGTCGCAGTTTATTCCAATACAGATGCTGATAGCTTACACGTTGCACTTGCAGATGAAGCCATCTGTATCGGACCAGCAAGTTCAACTGAAAGCTATCTGAATATGAATAACATCATTGCCGCAGCAGAGATTACACATGCGGATGCCATCCATCCAGGATACGGTTTCTTAGCGGAGAATTCAAAGTTTGCACGCCTTTGTGCAGAGCATGACATCATCTTTATCGGACCGACGCCTGAGACTATCGATAAGATGGGGGATAAAGCTGAAGCGCGTAAGACGATGATTTCAGCAGGTGTCCCTGTTATTCCAGGTTCGAAGGACGTCATCCCGACAATCGAAGAAGCTCGTGAAAAAGCGCAGGAAATCGGTGTACCACTTGTAATTAAAGCGGTTGCTGGTGGTGGCGGAAAAGGTATGCGTATCGTCAGTAGACAAGAAGATTTCGATAATTTATTCCATGCAGCAAAGAACGAAGCAAAGAAAGCATTTGGAGATGACCGTGTCTATATTGAGAAATTTATCCGTACAGCGCGACATATCGAAGTGCAAGTTATTGGAGACGGACATGGTGACGCCGTTCATCTATATGACCGCGATTGCTCAATACAGCGTAACAACCAGAAACTAATCGAAGAAGCACCTGCTGTTATCGTGCCTGATGAAGTACGCACACGCATGACGACGGATGCTGTTAATGCAGCGAAGAACATTAACTATCGTGGTGCAGGGACACTGGAATTTCTATATGTTGAAGAGACGCAGGAATACTACTTCCTTGAAATGAATACGCGTGTTCAAGTAGAACATACGGTGACCGAGATGGTAACGGGTGTTGATATTATTGAAGCACAGCTCAAGATTGCATTATATGATGAATTTGATCTGAAGCAAGAAGAGATTCAGATTATGGGATTCAGTATGGAGTGCCGTATTAATGCTGAAGATCCGCAGCATGGATTCAGACCAAGTCCAGGTAAGGTGACTGCACTTCACCTGCCAGCAGGGCCGGGCGTACGTATTGATACATTCTTATATCCGAACTGCATGGTGTCTCCATTTTATGATTCGATGATCGGTAAATTTATTACATTCGATAAGACGCGTGACAGAGCGATTAAGAAGATGCTTGCAGCGCTTGATGAGACAGTAATCGCAGGATTCGAGACGAATTTAGATTACCAGTATCGTATCGTACAGCATCCAAGATATCATGAGAACTTAGTCGATATTAAATTCTTAGAGAAAAATCACTTCCTGGAGGGATAA
- a CDS encoding acetyl-CoA carboxylase biotin carboxyl carrier protein, translated as MNSEKLQQLIDMMNDNDLKIIKVKSGKDEYYVEKAVQEIQYVPQAPVAGAPQVQGEVQEMVHGDHIQKSQLVGTYYNMQDETSKEPFIRVGDKVEKGDRIGIIEAMKVMNDVYADVDGTIEEIFVQNGTAVAYDEPLVRIKEK; from the coding sequence ATGAATTCAGAAAAGTTACAGCAATTAATTGATATGATGAATGATAATGATTTAAAGATCATTAAAGTAAAATCAGGTAAAGACGAATATTATGTAGAGAAAGCGGTTCAGGAGATTCAGTATGTACCGCAAGCGCCAGTTGCTGGTGCCCCTCAAGTACAAGGAGAAGTTCAGGAGATGGTTCATGGCGATCACATCCAGAAATCTCAGCTTGTCGGAACGTACTATAATATGCAGGATGAAACATCGAAGGAACCTTTTATCCGTGTAGGAGATAAAGTTGAAAAAGGTGACCGCATCGGTATTATTGAAGCGATGAAGGTAATGAACGACGTATATGCAGATGTTGACGGTACAATCGAAGAAATCTTCGTACAAAATGGTACTGCTGTTGCATATGACGAGCCACTTGTACGCATTAAAGAGAAGTAA